A single region of the Branchiostoma lanceolatum isolate klBraLanc5 chromosome 1, klBraLanc5.hap2, whole genome shotgun sequence genome encodes:
- the LOC136435599 gene encoding kelch-like protein 24: MDAMDRPPKIPGVEEDCYAARFFRQLQEFRSEGHLADVTLCADGKEIPCHRLVLSACTDYFHAMFRGGHSESTKDKIELLGVDGEALEKLVSYAYTSNIHITMDIVQPLFEAANMLQVKPVEDACAKFLEDNLSSKTCLRTWALADKLLYTRLSVLARRYALKTFEDVCGAEDFLQLPVDFLKMYISDEGLHARKEERVLEAIMLWARDDLKERQRHLKKLIECVRFSRLEKGVLKNMLETGKIVPGVLGIKELIKDESANARPRLIDREEILVFGGVTGKQYETEANGSMFKLNLRCDMIDCKPMTRSLQRTEGVAVCVVNNDVIVAGLSQAWRYNSTRNSWTKLASLRKGRMCHGMAAVDGQVYAVGGKDKFGDAIKDVEAYTEKRKSWKRVTPLKLAVYNFGIAACSDKVYAFGGKLNSRFLKPTSVAQCFDPIQDEWTFVKQLPEPAAYIKACTVKSKIYLVGGSLSCVLCYDPQQDFYEKMAAKLAPWNHCSASVCGSEIYITGGRLDVSGRVNSASGPHAKVQCYDVSSNTMSVGSVKGLPVPLYAHHTVTVSKH, translated from the coding sequence ATGGATGCCATGGACAGACCTCCGAAGATCCCGGGTGTAGAGGAGGACTGTTATGCCGCCCGGTTCTTTCGGCAGCTACAGGAGTTCCGGTCCGAGGGTCATCTGGCAGACGTGACCCTGTGTGCTGACGGGAAGGAGATCCCCTGTCACCGCCTGGTTCTGTCCGCCTGCACCGACTACTTCCACGCCATGTTCCGTGGAGGCCACTCCGAAAGTACGAAGGACAAGATCGAGCTGTTAGGGGTGGATGGGGAGGCTCTAGAAAAGCTGGTGAGTTACGCCTACACATCAAACATACACATCACCATGGATATCGTCCAGCCACTGTTTGAAGCAGCCAACATGCTACAGGTCAAGCCTGTCGAAGACGCTTGTGCAAAGTTTCTGGAAGACAACTTGAGTtccaaaacatgtttgagaacttGGGCATTGGCAGACAAGCTTTTGTACACGCGTTTGTCTGTGCTGGCAAGAAGATATGCTCTTAAGACGTTCGAAGACGTATGCGGGGCTGAGGATTTCCTTCAGCTACCTGTAGACTTCTTGAAGATGTACATCTCAGATGAGGGCCTTCACGCCAGGAAAGAGGAACGTGTATTGGAAGCGATCATGCTTTGGGCAAGAGATGATCTTAAGGAACGACAAAGACATCTTAAGAAGCTGATAGAGTGTGTTCGTTTCTCGCGTTTGGAGAAAGGGGTCCTGAAGAACATGTTGGAGACAGGCAAGATTGTGCCAGGAGTTCTGGGAATCAAGGAACTGATCAAAGACGAATCTGCAAACGCAAGACCTCGTCTGATTGATCGAGAAGAGATTCTAGTTTTTGGTGGCGTCACAGGGAAGCAGTATGAGACAGAAGCAAATGGTTCCATGTTCAAACTCAACCTCCGCTGCGACATGATTGACTGTAAGCCGATGACGCGATCCCTTCAACGCACTGAGGGGGTAGCCGTCTGTGTTGTTAACAATGACGTAATTGTGGCAGGACTATCTCAAGCATGGCGGTACAACTCGACACGAAATTCTTGGACGAAGCTGGCGTCTCTAAGGAAGGGAAGGATGTGTCACGGAATGGCGGCTGTAGACGGACAGGTGTACGCGGTTGGTGGTAAGGACAAGTTCGGCGATGCCATAAAAGATGTCGAAGCGTACACGGAGAAGAGAAAAAGCTGGAAGAGGGTCACACCACTGAAACTTGCTGTGTATAACTTTGGCATAGCGGCCTGCAGTGACAAAGTTTATGCATTTGGTGGTAAGCTTAACTCGCGCTTTTTGAAACCGACCAGTGTTGCTCAGTGCTTCGACCCTATCCAAGACGAGTGGACTTTTGTAAAGCAATTGCCAGAGCCAGCAGCATATATCAAGGCGTGCACTGTCAAGTCCAAGATCTACTTAGTTGGTGGAAGCTTGAGCTGTGTCCTCTGCTACGATCCTCAGCAAGACTTCTACGAGAAGATGGCTGCTAAACTAGCTCCATGGAACCACTGCAGTGCCTCTGTGTGCGGGTCGGAGATTTACATCACTGGCGGTAGGTTGGACGTCTCCGGCCGGGTAAACTCCGCGTCAGGGCCCCACGCTAAAGTCCAGTGTTACGATGTGAGCAGTAATACTATGAGCGTGGGTTCCGTGAAGGGTCTACCAGTTCCACTGTACGCCCACCACACGGTAACTGTATCGAAACACTAG